Proteins from a genomic interval of Anatilimnocola floriformis:
- a CDS encoding SGNH/GDSL hydrolase family protein, with protein sequence MRYFLSLIVCLFSIQLTNAAEPLELVQKSQRILFLGDSITASGGYIAHFDAWLVAQRWDKTPTVINCGLPSETISGLSEDGHAGGKFPRPDLFERLDRVLALTKPDLVFACYGINCGIYQPFDETRFSKYQEGWKKLKEKVEMAGCQLIIITPPFYDDLRSPKKDFSYNEVLDRYSDWLVKQRDKSWTVIDLHSAMTAAVKKQRETDPKFTLQPDGVHPNGDGHWVMAQQLIAALGDKDVLAAKSPADFFAAKKLPAAAVPLINQRLNLLRDSYVGTAGHLRPGVAKGLPVEEARQKADELTAKIKDLLARE encoded by the coding sequence ATGCGTTACTTCCTCTCCCTCATCGTCTGTCTGTTTTCGATTCAATTGACCAACGCCGCCGAGCCACTTGAGCTGGTGCAAAAGTCGCAGCGGATTCTGTTCCTCGGCGACAGCATCACGGCCTCGGGTGGTTACATCGCGCACTTCGATGCCTGGTTGGTTGCGCAGCGCTGGGACAAAACGCCGACGGTCATCAACTGCGGTCTGCCGAGCGAAACGATTTCGGGCCTGAGCGAAGATGGTCACGCCGGCGGCAAGTTTCCGCGGCCTGATTTGTTCGAGCGACTTGATCGGGTGCTCGCGCTGACGAAACCCGATTTGGTGTTTGCCTGCTATGGCATCAACTGCGGCATTTATCAGCCCTTCGATGAAACTCGCTTCAGCAAGTATCAGGAAGGTTGGAAGAAGCTCAAAGAAAAGGTCGAAATGGCTGGCTGTCAACTGATCATCATCACGCCGCCGTTCTACGACGATTTACGCTCGCCCAAGAAAGACTTCTCTTACAACGAAGTGCTCGATCGCTACAGCGATTGGCTGGTGAAGCAGCGCGACAAAAGTTGGACCGTCATCGATCTGCACTCCGCCATGACGGCTGCCGTGAAGAAGCAACGTGAGACCGATCCGAAGTTCACGCTGCAGCCGGACGGCGTGCATCCGAATGGCGATGGCCATTGGGTGATGGCGCAGCAGTTGATTGCAGCCCTCGGCGACAAGGATGTGCTTGCTGCCAAATCGCCAGCCGATTTCTTCGCCGCGAAAAAACTTCCCGCCGCAGCCGTCCCGCTGATCAATCAGCGGTTGAACTTGCTCCGCGATTCTTACGTCGGCACGGCGGGCCATCTGCGGCCTGGTGTCGCGAAAGGTTTGCCCGTGGAAGAAGCCAGGCAAAAAGCCGACGAACTCACGGCGAAGATCAAGGATCTGCTCGCGCGGGAATAA
- a CDS encoding 3-keto-disaccharide hydrolase: protein MRYAFSSLVVSFIFAAMASAADGEKFTPLFNGKDLSGWKIVNVAPDTFTVKDGIIVSTGKPTGTIRTERMYENFILELEWRHMVAGGNAGVFIWGDPLTAVGTPFSRGIEVQVLDGRETANYTSHGDVFSIWGATMKPDRPHPGGWARCLPSEKRCKPSPEWNHYRIECNNGVLKLSVNGKEVSGGSECSPRKGYICLESEGSECHFRNINIRELPTTNPAKEAIANDAEGFTPLLFDAELSQWKQVEGNAGHWKMNDWQLLYDGKSEAKQPLDKHLWTKKDYTDFVVVCDWRLPNKPTKKEWPLIDRSTGGDELGDGGKPKLVTVDDVGNSGVLLRGYEHAQANICCRPVGSGEITEFRTNKKYSPEVRAGVTPKKRADKPNGQWNRFIITMQGDRVTVVLNGELIIDRAQLPDVPAKGPIGLQHHEEAVEFGNIFVREL, encoded by the coding sequence ATGCGATATGCATTTAGCAGTTTGGTTGTGAGTTTCATTTTCGCGGCAATGGCATCAGCAGCCGACGGCGAAAAGTTCACGCCGCTCTTCAACGGCAAGGACCTTAGCGGTTGGAAGATCGTCAATGTCGCGCCGGATACGTTTACGGTGAAGGACGGAATCATCGTCAGCACGGGCAAGCCGACCGGCACGATTCGCACCGAGCGAATGTACGAGAATTTTATTCTCGAGCTCGAGTGGCGACACATGGTCGCCGGCGGCAACGCGGGCGTGTTCATTTGGGGCGATCCGCTCACCGCCGTCGGCACGCCATTCAGCCGAGGCATTGAAGTGCAAGTGCTCGACGGCCGCGAGACAGCAAACTACACGAGCCACGGCGATGTCTTCAGCATCTGGGGTGCGACGATGAAACCCGATCGGCCTCATCCGGGAGGTTGGGCCCGCTGCCTGCCGAGTGAAAAACGTTGCAAACCGTCGCCCGAATGGAATCATTATCGCATCGAGTGCAACAACGGCGTGCTGAAACTTAGCGTCAACGGCAAGGAAGTTTCTGGTGGCAGCGAGTGCAGTCCGCGCAAGGGTTACATCTGCCTGGAGTCGGAAGGTTCGGAGTGCCATTTCCGCAATATCAACATTCGCGAATTGCCCACGACCAATCCAGCCAAAGAAGCCATCGCCAACGACGCCGAAGGTTTCACGCCGCTGCTGTTCGATGCTGAGCTGAGCCAGTGGAAGCAAGTCGAAGGGAACGCCGGCCATTGGAAGATGAACGACTGGCAACTGCTGTACGACGGCAAGAGCGAGGCCAAGCAACCGCTCGACAAACATCTGTGGACGAAAAAGGATTACACCGATTTTGTCGTCGTGTGCGATTGGCGATTGCCGAACAAACCGACAAAGAAAGAATGGCCTTTGATCGATCGCTCGACTGGCGGCGATGAGCTCGGTGACGGCGGCAAACCAAAGCTCGTGACTGTCGACGACGTCGGCAACAGCGGCGTGCTGCTCCGCGGTTACGAGCACGCCCAAGCCAACATCTGCTGCCGCCCGGTCGGCAGCGGCGAGATCACGGAATTCCGCACCAACAAAAAATATTCACCGGAAGTTCGCGCCGGCGTGACGCCGAAAAAACGGGCCGACAAGCCCAACGGCCAATGGAATCGCTTCATCATCACGATGCAGGGAGACCGCGTCACCGTCGTCCTCAACGGCGAATTGATCATCGACCGCGCTCAACTCCCCGATGTGCCGGCCAAAGGACCGATCGGCTTGCAACACCACGAAGAAGCGGTGGAGTTTGGCAACATTTTCGTGCGAGAGTTATAG
- a CDS encoding DSD1 family PLP-dependent enzyme yields the protein MTSPAASALDTPALCLDLDAFDENVRDAVTLCQLQNIDWRPHAKCHKSPIIGQRLIDAGAIGLTCAKLSEAEMFAAAGIHDLLIANMIVGPQKVARLVELRKMADPILTVDSLEQAEPISAAMQAAGLRVRTILEVDIGLSRVGTQPGEATLKLGQQVDKLPGLELIGIMGYEGHLMAVADQEAKAMQVEQALAMLVEQQTLLGSHGLQCDLVSCGGTGTIHLCTQQPCITEVQAGGVIFMDVFYREKCLVPGFREALTVLATVVSRPTPERAIIDAGRKSLNIEITTPQIKGRPDLTITRLSAEHGQVKLTGPADSLRIGDRLEIIPGYGDLTIMLHEQFHCFREGKVVETIPVAGRGKLQ from the coding sequence ATGACCAGCCCAGCTGCCTCAGCCCTCGACACTCCTGCCCTCTGCCTCGACCTCGATGCCTTCGACGAAAACGTGCGCGATGCCGTGACGCTCTGTCAGCTGCAGAACATCGATTGGCGGCCGCATGCGAAGTGCCACAAGTCGCCGATCATTGGTCAGCGGCTGATCGATGCCGGCGCGATCGGTTTGACGTGCGCCAAGCTCAGCGAAGCCGAGATGTTTGCGGCGGCGGGGATTCATGACCTGCTGATTGCCAACATGATTGTCGGGCCGCAGAAGGTCGCGCGGCTGGTGGAGTTGCGAAAGATGGCCGATCCGATTTTGACCGTCGATTCGCTCGAGCAGGCCGAGCCAATCAGTGCTGCGATGCAGGCCGCTGGTTTGCGGGTGCGGACGATTCTGGAAGTCGACATCGGCCTGTCACGCGTCGGCACGCAACCGGGCGAGGCGACGCTGAAGCTCGGTCAGCAGGTCGACAAGCTTCCCGGCCTCGAGCTCATCGGCATCATGGGTTACGAAGGGCACTTGATGGCCGTGGCCGATCAAGAAGCCAAGGCGATGCAGGTCGAGCAAGCGCTGGCCATGCTCGTCGAGCAGCAAACGCTTCTCGGCTCGCATGGCCTGCAGTGCGATCTCGTGAGCTGCGGCGGCACGGGCACGATACATCTCTGCACGCAACAGCCGTGCATCACCGAGGTCCAAGCCGGCGGCGTGATCTTTATGGACGTCTTCTACCGCGAGAAATGCCTGGTCCCTGGCTTTCGCGAGGCACTCACGGTGCTCGCCACGGTCGTCAGTCGTCCCACGCCCGAGCGCGCGATCATTGATGCCGGGCGCAAGAGCCTCAATATCGAAATCACCACGCCCCAGATCAAAGGCCGTCCCGATTTGACGATCACACGGCTCTCGGCCGAGCACGGTCAGGTGAAACTGACCGGCCCAGCCGACTCACTCCGCATCGGCGATCGCCTGGAGATCATTCCCGGTTACGGCGACCTCACGATCATGTTGCACGAACAGTTTCACTGCTTCCGCGAGGGGAAGGTCGTCGAAACGATTCCCGTCGCCGGCCGCGGCAAGCTGCAATAG
- a CDS encoding choice-of-anchor D domain-containing protein, translating to MHRETSCRRNTHTISLLPVHNRRADDALRCKPQLETLEARNLMTVENGIDWAAMMSTSGVCTCPICTGQGLNSLAATEAVASAASGPALAGSPLSSLPQLSSNSGATAKLYLDFNGTTTASWGSYTNIVTPVYDQDGDRTTFSAGELNSITEIWKRVSEDYAPFNIDVTTIDPGNSTNGVTARIAIGGNYSDWFGQSAGGVAYIGGFYNSAPNIGFVFNDALANGNARYVAEAASHEAGHLFGLEHQATWDGNTLVAGYSRGTDAWAPIMGVGYYSTRTTWHNGATDNGPTAYQDDMSILANSSNGFGYKTDDFGSSQATASALAATNGNVNFAGLISTNTDQDWFSFSTDGGAFNLTANVATVGANLDSVLELRNASGTVIVTANPTNTFNATISTTLASGTYFVVVRSSGGYGDVGQYTLTGTAPIGTTNGGGGGGEDTSAPEINVLNGTTAIQTGGTVSFGSVQVGNFINKTLTIKNTGDGVLTLSPLTNADLPPGFSIVTNFGTNVLAAGASTTIVLRFTPTTAGATSGMLTLLNDDADEGSFAINLSGTATPAPAPEITVLNGTANVLTGGTINWGSVQVSKTLNKTITIKNTGNATLTLVKPTAADMPAGFAIVTNFAVTSLAAGASATITIRYTPTAVGAAGGVLNLVSNDADEGTFAINLAGTGTPGPQPEINVNIGSTAIQTGGTVDFGDAQLTKFVNKVITIKNTGTATLTLVKPTVGQMPPGFSIVTNFTVTSLVAGASASITLRYTPTALGSISGLLNLVSNDADEGTFAINLTGNGLPGPAPEINVNVGTTAIQSGDAINFGSVAVGNTANQTITIKNTGTAALTLVKPTAAQLPAGFTIVTNFATTSLAVGASATLVLRFTPTAIGAAGGVLNLVSNDADEGTFALNLTGTGTPAPIIRAIDNGAAGFTTTGGWTRVTNQGREADIQTAVKGTGTTTATWTFTALPPGQYRVSGSWTASVVNATNAPFTIYDGSTSLGTVLANQEVASSGLTWSGTNWKDLGTFNITGDTIRVVLTNAANDRVVADAIRVERIGDLPDQGNGAAAGSVLNFSLVDQGSGSQQQTVSTPTVSSLNTTPLFASLTSSLALPSAFTASVDEIFASNNDAQAELVLLNQAIDLLRTVESTLTKDSSDTTHTEATDELLADGELIAQGWNLL from the coding sequence ATGCATCGTGAAACCTCTTGCCGCCGCAACACGCACACGATTTCTCTCCTGCCGGTGCACAACCGCCGGGCCGATGACGCCCTTCGCTGCAAACCGCAGCTCGAAACTCTCGAAGCCCGCAATCTGATGACCGTGGAAAACGGCATCGATTGGGCCGCCATGATGAGCACGAGCGGCGTGTGTACTTGCCCGATCTGCACCGGCCAAGGCTTGAATAGTTTGGCCGCAACCGAAGCGGTGGCCAGCGCCGCGAGTGGTCCCGCCCTCGCCGGCAGTCCGCTCAGTTCACTGCCGCAGCTGAGCAGCAACAGCGGCGCCACGGCTAAGCTCTATCTCGATTTCAATGGCACGACCACGGCCTCGTGGGGGAGTTATACGAACATCGTCACGCCGGTCTACGATCAGGACGGCGACCGGACGACCTTCAGCGCTGGCGAATTGAATTCGATCACGGAAATTTGGAAGCGGGTGAGCGAAGACTACGCGCCGTTCAACATCGACGTGACCACGATCGATCCGGGCAATTCGACGAACGGCGTGACTGCGCGGATCGCGATCGGCGGCAACTACTCCGATTGGTTCGGCCAATCGGCGGGCGGCGTGGCTTATATCGGCGGCTTTTATAACAGCGCGCCGAACATCGGCTTTGTGTTTAATGACGCGCTCGCCAATGGCAATGCGCGCTACGTCGCCGAAGCCGCGTCGCACGAGGCGGGACATCTCTTCGGCCTCGAACATCAAGCGACCTGGGATGGCAACACGCTGGTCGCTGGCTACTCGCGCGGCACCGATGCTTGGGCGCCGATCATGGGCGTCGGCTATTACTCGACGCGAACCACCTGGCACAACGGCGCGACCGACAACGGCCCGACGGCCTATCAGGACGATATGTCGATTCTCGCCAACAGCTCGAACGGCTTTGGTTACAAGACCGATGACTTCGGCAGTTCGCAGGCCACTGCTTCGGCTTTGGCGGCGACGAATGGTAACGTCAACTTCGCGGGCCTGATCAGCACGAACACCGATCAGGATTGGTTCTCCTTCAGCACGGATGGTGGTGCTTTCAATCTGACGGCGAATGTCGCCACGGTCGGAGCCAATCTCGACAGCGTGCTGGAGCTGCGAAATGCCAGCGGCACAGTGATCGTCACGGCGAATCCCACGAACACATTCAATGCGACGATCTCGACGACGCTCGCTTCGGGAACGTACTTCGTCGTCGTGCGCAGCTCGGGCGGTTACGGCGATGTCGGCCAATACACGCTCACCGGCACCGCGCCGATCGGCACGACCAATGGCGGCGGTGGTGGCGGTGAGGACACTTCCGCGCCGGAAATCAATGTGCTGAATGGCACCACGGCGATTCAAACCGGCGGCACGGTCAGCTTCGGCAGCGTCCAAGTTGGCAACTTCATCAACAAGACGCTGACGATCAAAAACACCGGCGACGGCGTGCTCACGCTCTCGCCGCTGACGAATGCCGATCTGCCGCCAGGTTTTTCGATCGTCACGAACTTCGGCACGAACGTGCTGGCCGCCGGCGCCTCGACGACGATCGTGCTGCGCTTCACGCCCACGACTGCAGGCGCGACCAGCGGCATGCTGACGCTGCTGAACGACGATGCCGATGAAGGTTCGTTCGCTATCAACCTGAGCGGCACCGCGACACCGGCGCCTGCGCCGGAAATCACCGTCCTCAACGGCACCGCGAACGTGCTGACTGGCGGCACGATCAATTGGGGCAGCGTGCAGGTCAGCAAGACGCTCAACAAGACGATCACGATTAAGAACACCGGCAATGCGACGCTGACGCTCGTCAAGCCGACCGCGGCCGACATGCCGGCCGGTTTTGCGATCGTCACCAACTTCGCCGTCACTTCGCTGGCTGCCGGTGCTTCGGCGACGATCACGATTCGTTACACGCCGACGGCGGTTGGTGCTGCGGGGGGCGTGCTGAATCTCGTTTCCAACGATGCCGATGAAGGAACGTTTGCGATCAACCTCGCTGGCACCGGCACACCTGGTCCGCAACCCGAAATCAACGTCAACATCGGTTCGACAGCGATTCAAACCGGCGGCACGGTCGACTTTGGCGATGCCCAGCTAACGAAGTTCGTGAACAAGGTGATCACGATCAAGAACACCGGCACCGCGACGCTCACGCTGGTCAAACCGACTGTCGGGCAAATGCCGCCAGGTTTTTCGATCGTCACCAACTTCACCGTCACCTCGCTCGTCGCCGGCGCTTCAGCATCGATCACGCTCCGCTACACGCCGACGGCTCTGGGCTCGATCAGTGGCCTGCTGAATCTTGTTTCGAACGATGCCGATGAAGGAACCTTCGCGATCAACCTGACGGGCAATGGTTTGCCGGGGCCAGCGCCGGAAATCAACGTCAATGTCGGCACGACCGCCATTCAATCGGGCGATGCGATCAACTTCGGCAGCGTTGCCGTCGGCAACACTGCCAATCAAACGATCACGATCAAGAACACCGGCACGGCAGCCCTCACGTTGGTCAAGCCGACCGCTGCACAGCTGCCGGCCGGTTTCACGATTGTGACGAACTTCGCCACCACCTCGCTGGCGGTCGGCGCTTCGGCGACGCTCGTGCTCCGCTTCACGCCGACGGCGATCGGTGCTGCAGGGGGCGTGCTGAATCTTGTTTCGAACGATGCCGATGAAGGAACCTTCGCGCTGAACCTGACCGGCACGGGAACCCCCGCACCGATCATTCGTGCGATCGACAACGGCGCTGCCGGCTTCACGACCACGGGCGGTTGGACTCGCGTCACCAACCAAGGCCGCGAAGCCGACATTCAAACGGCCGTGAAGGGAACCGGCACGACGACGGCAACCTGGACCTTCACCGCGCTGCCCCCGGGGCAGTATCGTGTGAGCGGCAGTTGGACCGCGAGCGTCGTGAATGCCACCAACGCGCCGTTCACGATCTACGACGGCTCGACTTCGCTCGGCACGGTGCTCGCCAATCAGGAAGTGGCTTCGAGTGGCCTGACTTGGAGCGGCACAAACTGGAAGGACCTCGGCACGTTCAACATCACCGGCGACACGATTCGCGTCGTGCTGACCAATGCTGCTAACGACCGCGTCGTCGCCGATGCCATCCGCGTCGAACGGATCGGCGATCTGCCCGACCAAGGGAACGGCGCTGCTGCCGGCAGCGTGTTGAATTTCAGCCTGGTCGATCAAGGCAGCGGTTCGCAGCAACAAACGGTCTCGACGCCCACGGTGAGCTCGCTGAACACCACGCCTTTGTTTGCCTCGCTGACTTCATCGCTCGCACTGCCGAGCGCCTTCACCGCTTCGGTGGACGAGATCTTTGCGTCGAACAACGACGCTCAAGCCGAGCTAGTCCTGTTGAATCAAGCGATCGACTTGCTCCGCACGGTGGAGAGCACGCTTACGAAAGATAGCTCTGACACAACGCACACTGAAGCCACCGACGAACTGCTGGCCGACGGCGAGCTGATCGCGCAAGGCTGGAATCTGCTGTAA
- a CDS encoding SDR family NAD(P)-dependent oxidoreductase: MPWSVAAASTQHVLITGASSGLGLAIARAFALAGSKVALVARDGERLAQAADLLVSQDNVPRENLLTIAADITQPADVERMAIETHEQWEKLDVLVNCAGKSTRGRIEDITPEDFQELWNINFLAAVRCTRELLPLLLESKGHVVQIGSLAAKGASKYLGAYPASKFPLAAYSQQLRLELGPRGLHVLLVCPGPLLRDDAGQRYAAQAGDLPESAKKPGGGVKIKGIDPAVLAQRILRACERRQAELVMPAKARILFVLNQLWPSLGDWLTNRMTGG, translated from the coding sequence ATGCCTTGGTCTGTTGCCGCTGCATCCACGCAGCACGTGCTCATCACTGGCGCTTCGTCCGGCCTGGGACTGGCCATTGCGCGAGCCTTTGCCCTGGCGGGAAGCAAGGTCGCGCTGGTGGCTCGCGATGGCGAACGACTTGCACAAGCGGCTGATTTGCTTGTTTCGCAAGACAACGTGCCGCGCGAAAATCTGCTGACGATTGCCGCCGATATCACTCAGCCAGCCGATGTCGAGCGAATGGCGATCGAAACGCACGAGCAGTGGGAAAAGCTCGATGTGCTGGTCAACTGCGCGGGCAAGAGCACGCGCGGGCGCATCGAAGACATTACGCCCGAAGATTTTCAAGAGCTGTGGAATATCAACTTCCTGGCCGCCGTTCGTTGCACGCGCGAGCTGCTGCCGCTGCTGCTCGAAAGCAAAGGGCACGTCGTGCAGATTGGTTCACTCGCGGCCAAGGGGGCTTCGAAATATCTGGGCGCTTATCCGGCCAGCAAGTTTCCCCTCGCTGCTTATTCGCAGCAGCTTCGTTTGGAACTTGGTCCGCGTGGTTTGCATGTGCTGCTGGTTTGCCCTGGACCACTGCTGCGTGATGATGCCGGCCAGCGCTACGCAGCGCAAGCTGGCGACCTGCCCGAGAGCGCCAAGAAACCGGGCGGCGGCGTAAAGATCAAAGGGATCGATCCAGCCGTGCTCGCGCAGCGAATTCTGCGCGCTTGCGAACGACGCCAGGCCGAACTGGTGATGCCGGCCAAGGCGCGAATCTTGTTCGTGCTCAATCAACTTTGGCCTAGCCTGGGCGATTGGTTGACCAACCGCATGACGGGCGGCTAG
- a CDS encoding S1 family peptidase: MPSFEDLLAAKKTLSGTLLRAGLQGGVMGMMKSFSTTEAVTSASHNVHSIGIGRKWVDGKPTETLCVRIFVVQKLPLSMLAPFQLLRKSIEGIETDVVEAPPAFASAKKRKASSPKADKKATKKSAPPRKPPPPIAFDADASDPSGGSPNGRGLHRNPLVAGVSAGHFKATGTLGYFCRSLKVGEGSDVFVLSNNHVFANANDSQKDDDLVQPGIIDGGSLGSSHFAELHRSVPLKMGGTSLNFVDAAIGKLLTGIAFEPEILTIGKVHGAALADTGMRVCKHGRTSGYTEGVITDLAIDALVGMDHNDPSIVAKFEDQIRIVPATPFTSFAEPGDSGSLILKHSNKAAVGLHFAGANDGSYGLANHMSHVLKELDIALL; encoded by the coding sequence ATGCCTTCTTTTGAAGACTTGTTGGCTGCCAAGAAAACTTTAAGCGGAACATTGCTGCGCGCCGGACTGCAAGGTGGCGTGATGGGCATGATGAAATCTTTCAGCACGACTGAAGCCGTCACGAGTGCGAGCCATAACGTGCATTCCATCGGCATCGGCCGGAAGTGGGTCGACGGCAAACCAACCGAGACCCTGTGTGTGCGGATCTTTGTGGTGCAAAAGCTGCCGCTCTCGATGCTGGCTCCGTTTCAGCTGTTGCGGAAATCGATCGAGGGGATCGAAACCGATGTGGTCGAAGCGCCACCGGCCTTTGCATCGGCCAAAAAGAGGAAGGCCAGCTCGCCCAAGGCTGACAAAAAAGCCACCAAGAAATCGGCGCCACCCAGGAAACCGCCGCCGCCGATCGCCTTCGATGCCGACGCCAGCGATCCGTCGGGTGGCTCACCCAACGGCCGCGGTTTGCATCGCAATCCACTCGTGGCGGGCGTCAGCGCGGGACACTTCAAAGCCACAGGCACCCTCGGCTACTTCTGCCGCTCCTTAAAGGTGGGCGAAGGGAGCGATGTCTTTGTTCTCAGCAACAACCATGTCTTTGCCAATGCCAACGACAGTCAAAAGGACGACGATCTCGTACAACCGGGAATCATCGACGGCGGCAGTCTCGGTAGTAGTCACTTTGCCGAACTGCATCGTTCCGTACCATTAAAGATGGGAGGAACCAGTCTTAATTTTGTCGACGCCGCCATTGGCAAGCTGTTGACAGGCATCGCTTTTGAGCCCGAGATTCTTACCATCGGTAAGGTTCACGGCGCCGCGCTGGCCGACACCGGCATGCGAGTTTGCAAACATGGCCGCACCAGCGGCTACACCGAGGGTGTGATCACCGACCTGGCCATCGATGCACTCGTCGGCATGGATCACAACGACCCTAGTATCGTGGCCAAGTTTGAGGATCAGATCCGCATCGTGCCAGCCACGCCGTTTACTTCGTTTGCCGAACCAGGCGACAGTGGTTCGTTGATCTTGAAGCACTCAAACAAGGCCGCGGTCGGTTTGCACTTTGCCGGGGCCAATGATGGCTCCTACGGCCTGGCGAATCACATGAGCCATGTGCTCAAAGAGCTCGATATCGCCCTGCTATAA
- a CDS encoding DUF1501 domain-containing protein, producing the protein MSIHVSRRQLLRVGGAGLLGLNMPGLLRAEKAVPIKARAKSVIFLFQWGGPSHIDMFDRKPNAPEEYRGPLSGIQTSLVGMETCEQLPELAKRMNQFSIIRTVTHTMKNHNSAGYYALSGHEPPSDDQRLRDSLDLYPAYGSVVDRLAPGRSEMPTFVAYPHVIRDGSITPGQHASFLGKAYDPLLFTDDPNSANFKLPELSLPEGLSLDRLHRRREMQKLVDQQAKLLEQSAEVRGFDEYYDRAIQMLTSDKVRQAFDLSAEPAETRDRYGRTTYGQGCLLARRLVEAGTKFVTVYFSNSIGGRSTTEGGWDTHGFDGTRMYPIVKDYHFPITEKTLPTLMDDLEQRGLLDDTLVVWMGEFGRTPKINANASRDHWPNCYSILLAGAGVKKGFIYGKSDDKAQFPDEHPVKPEDLAATIYHILGIDPNSEIRDRNNRPLFIGGKPVMEVMA; encoded by the coding sequence ATGTCGATTCACGTTTCTCGTCGCCAGTTGCTGCGCGTCGGCGGCGCTGGTTTGCTCGGGCTGAATATGCCTGGTTTGTTGCGGGCGGAAAAAGCGGTGCCGATCAAAGCGCGAGCCAAATCGGTAATCTTCTTGTTTCAGTGGGGCGGGCCGAGCCACATCGACATGTTCGACCGCAAGCCGAACGCGCCGGAGGAATATCGCGGGCCGTTGTCGGGCATACAGACCAGTTTGGTGGGAATGGAAACTTGCGAGCAACTGCCGGAGCTCGCCAAGCGGATGAATCAGTTCTCGATCATTCGCACCGTCACCCATACGATGAAGAATCACAATTCGGCCGGCTACTATGCTCTCTCCGGGCATGAACCGCCGAGCGACGACCAACGGCTGCGCGATTCACTCGATCTGTATCCCGCCTACGGCAGCGTCGTCGACCGGCTCGCGCCGGGCCGCAGCGAAATGCCTACGTTTGTCGCCTATCCGCACGTCATTCGCGATGGCTCGATCACTCCCGGCCAGCATGCGAGCTTTCTCGGCAAGGCTTACGATCCGCTCCTCTTCACCGATGATCCGAACTCAGCCAATTTCAAATTGCCGGAGCTGAGTTTGCCCGAAGGCTTGTCGCTCGATCGTTTGCATCGCCGGCGCGAGATGCAGAAGCTCGTCGATCAGCAGGCGAAGTTGCTCGAGCAGTCAGCCGAGGTCCGCGGCTTTGATGAATACTACGACCGCGCGATTCAGATGCTCACCAGCGACAAGGTTCGCCAGGCCTTCGATCTCTCTGCCGAGCCCGCCGAAACCCGCGATCGCTACGGTCGCACCACGTATGGTCAGGGCTGTTTGCTCGCGCGGCGACTCGTCGAAGCGGGCACGAAGTTCGTGACGGTTTATTTCTCAAACAGCATCGGCGGCCGCAGCACGACCGAAGGTGGCTGGGATACGCACGGTTTCGACGGGACACGGATGTATCCGATCGTGAAGGACTATCATTTTCCGATCACGGAAAAAACGTTGCCGACGTTGATGGACGATTTGGAACAGCGCGGCTTGCTCGACGACACGCTGGTCGTGTGGATGGGTGAGTTCGGCCGCACGCCGAAGATCAATGCCAACGCCAGTCGCGATCACTGGCCCAATTGCTACAGCATTTTGCTGGCCGGCGCTGGCGTAAAGAAAGGATTCATCTACGGCAAGAGCGACGACAAAGCGCAGTTCCCCGACGAACACCCCGTGAAGCCGGAAGACCTGGCCGCGACGATTTATCACATCTTGGGGATCGATCCCAACAGTGAAATCCGCGACCGCAACAATCGGCCGCTCTTCATCGGCGGCAAGCCGGTGATGGAAGTGATGGCGTGA
- a CDS encoding DUF423 domain-containing protein codes for MSSKKMLMVGALLGALSVTLGAFGAHGMPDYLKSQGRDESLVQKRLGDWEVASRYLMYHALAVVGCGLLAQSRPSRSLNIACWFFILGTLVFSGFLYTLVLTEKRVLGAIVPFGGVQMIIGWLALAYAGGGYCSAECKKPM; via the coding sequence ATGTCATCGAAGAAAATGCTGATGGTTGGTGCGTTGTTGGGTGCGCTGAGTGTGACTTTGGGTGCGTTTGGGGCCCATGGCATGCCCGATTATCTGAAGAGCCAAGGGCGCGATGAATCGCTCGTGCAAAAACGCCTGGGCGATTGGGAAGTGGCCAGTCGATATCTGATGTACCACGCGCTGGCGGTCGTCGGCTGTGGCCTGCTGGCTCAGTCACGACCGAGCCGTTCGTTGAACATTGCCTGCTGGTTTTTCATTCTAGGAACCCTCGTCTTTTCTGGCTTTCTATATACGCTCGTACTGACGGAAAAGCGGGTGCTGGGGGCCATCGTTCCGTTCGGCGGAGTGCAGATGATCATTGGCTGGCTGGCCCTGGCCTACGCTGGCGGCGGATATTGTTCGGCAGAGTGCAAAAAGCCGATGTAA